The Aedes aegypti strain LVP_AGWG chromosome 1, AaegL5.0 Primary Assembly, whole genome shotgun sequence sequence TATAGTATTGATATGagaaataacttacgccttcatagagttacttatttagtccccacgtcacatataaagcacaatagaaacacaattgctttattctaaGAAGACCTTttaaagtacattgacaatcatcaaaattggcaacactgctgtaataaaatcgatttaatttacctcatattattttcataatatgttattcttagaataccaattgaaatatttggagaaaaccgtttacaattTCCTGtggatcgataaatatgcgcaCATGACTTTTtggtaaaactaccataaacagtaaaatttatacttaagactgtggtttaaactcacgaCTTTGCTCGCGTTTAtccaaatatagtttttttagtaatccaaactagttttgaacacgctttttacttttctcttttgctgggagtgaaaggatggtgcatcagcaaatttggccataactgggtaaatcactaatgttacctaatgtcagagaatggtggaatataattgatttttttaagccATACTTATAGTAGAATactaaaggatacaaacatacaatttgttcataaaaatttggatttttgttttgcgaaaaataatgttaaactttaacgaacagcttttcttaggactttttggaaaaactatttagctcttcaaccgaatacattttctaagatcttatattttcatagcagtgtagaataatagttaaacgatgcacagaaaaccgattacgattttatcaataaataaaaacgatatagcataaacaaagtgtccactttataaaattaaCAGTCCTTATAGTCCATGGCCTACTGAATagttttgccgaagacgtcatctttctaagtggtcgggatccttagatatccgcaaaataaaagtttcatgcttactatcgccgcctggtggcgatCTCGAATCTCGAATTtctgatagcccttgtgctactgaacaactttgctgaatacacAAATCTTCTATCTCATCTAGCTCAGGTTTTTTAaatatccgttgaatggacgaTATGGGTAATTTTTGTACTTCAAGACAATCCGTAATAACTCTGGAACCGCCCGGATCATATTCCCAATATCTTTCAATCATAAATTAATAGTATTTTtgagtttgaaaatttaaacaaaatccaccaagcaacaaaaaagttatatgcATTATTGTGTTTTTTCAGCTTgtaaaagtatgttggctggatgaaggttgaTGAGTTAAACCGTTTTATCATACTATGAATCTTCtcgaaaaaacacaaaattaaattctacaaGTGTAATGTAATTTCCATGTATGGTCATTTTAAGTGTGTAAGtcacgtataaaacatcaaaatacCGGTCAAAGCTTGTTCTCATACTAAAAATTATTATACATAAAATATGCCAAAAACGTTTCAGATAACTTTTGGCCAACTAGACTGTCCAAATACTGCATAGTGCGTCGTGATGTTCTGTGTTTGTATTCTCACGTGATTATCGCTTAAACAGGGATTTACGATTCCTTAGAGCTCAATCAACTTGTTCTGGATGATGACCGGGATCTTCAGTCTTCATTTGCGTGTCTAGGCGTCAACACTTCCGTGGCTAATCGTGCGTTCGCCATGAGGCGGTTACTATCGGTATTTCTAGTTTTTGCAGTGGTTTTGAGATCGACGGAGCCTCACGGGGGTAACTGGAGAAGATACTCGTATTGGCATTCGGGACACTTTCACAGAGACTTTAAACTTTCAGTCAAATCATGCCGGCTCCTTAGTGATCCTTCGATCAGGGGAAGATGCGTTCCAGTAGAGCAATGTCATCAAATGTTTTCCAATCTCGTCAGTCTGCAGTTTCAACCGGACTTCTCGTACAAAGACTATCTGGACGAACGAATTTGTGATTATGGTGCGAATGATGTGAGTATAGTGGATTTGTTCCACCTTGACCTCACAGTTGATAGTAAACGGATGGCACAATGATGTTTTTGTTTTCGGTTTACATCTCTTCCAGGCCATTCACATATGCTGTGCTGATGAATCCAGTAGGAGCTATCATAACTTTCGAAGACAACAGGCTCGAAGATCTTGCCTCTCGTTCCGCAATGTCCAGGGAATGTGTACTCCCTTAGAATCTTGTCCATCAATCTACAACTGTAGCATGGAGTTGCAACGGAACTACAACCCAACGCTACATCTTCACCTGACGCAGAGTTATTGCTACCAGGATAACGGGAAAGTCTATGTGTGCTGTGACGACAATGTGGCAACTCCAGTGAAACTGGCCAAGAAGCAAGGATGGAGGAAGTGTGAAACTCCATTTTTGGACGCAGGAAAGTGTGTTCCCGCGAGCCGATGTGGTCTTATCGGGGACAAAAATGATATTCCTGAAGAGTTTCAAGCGTTTATGGTGGGATGTGCTAAACTTAGAAATGTGAATCATATGTGCTGTCCCACGGCAGAAATTCAATATGACACTCAGTTGGGAAAACCATGCGAAAAGAACGGCGGTAAAATGGGTATCTGTGTGGAGTTGGATCGATGTGAAGATGCTTTGAATGCCGGTGATAGTGAAGAATATGTGGAGAAGAACTGGTGTTATACGAATTTGGATCAAGTGGAATATGTTTGCTGTCCTGAAAGGAAAGTGTTGAAAAGTAAGTTCATTCTGAAAactaccgtaaggacgccattcaccgctcatttaacagcatttcaacacattaaattctgtcaaaaatcggtttttcgatatttttcgcaacttttggcgctagacgcaagataaaacttttgtttttgtaggaaagaagttgaaatgtgaacaacgtataatggtaccgaataacacatatgccaatgatacatctgtagggcgccattcaccgctcatcctaagtatgaggcTCTATATACACAACTAGTTGGAATTAATATACTTTCATTAGAtggttgttatctttgtactatagtacaacaACGTATTAAAGCGTGgcagctaagaagcatttttcgatctgccataataaaatcattgttcaactcatgtttaccgccttaaacagcctaaaattattatttttaattagtatataatattaaatcatatgaaattCATTCTGACACAATCCATTGTGGTATACTAATACATGTTAATGGTTTTTATTgggaaaatttgttcagatttttcaaaatatctcaaTGAGCGGAgaatggagcatgagcggtgaatggcgtccttacggtactaTGAAactcaaaattgtaatttgtttaGGTGATGTCGATTATACATTGAGTTAATTGAAGGGGAACTTTTCATAgttaccaatggttgtaatgtaccagtagattggactatggaataaaacgtacatttttcgataaaaacgacatgtgttgTTTTTGatggatagatcgtctctagtttagtcgatttgccaaatgacagctttctattttatcaaaaagtcatataaataattaggtttatgcaaaaaatttgctcccttgcaccagtagttgccgtcgtgttccaatagtggatcaacggatgaaagcagtttttaaaatggatgtataaaaatgaagagcaacccaaagatgatttttatgcttcacttgaaagatattagttgctgttcctgAGGAAAAATATTAAACCTATGTAAACATTCACCATTTTGTTTataattccttgtatcattcccgagcgtctactactggagcagtagcgcaactactggaacatgtGTACCAGTATTGGCTCAAACGGTTTTATGTtcaaaaaaattagttttatcaatctttttatattttcccccacacagtagaggttgaaatctttctgttgacgccaaaagatctctgttaaggcttttcgttattttgttatgatttttatagcttaggtagtccactaatggcaccggcacccctAGATAGTGAAATTTTATTGAAGGGACAACAAAATTTATCGATTAGGGacagatatcgagatgtagaacatcgagatgtgggaAGTCGATTACAGGAAGCCGAATCCGATTCTTGgcaattttgattcacttcggcagtgaggttttttgaaaactacgatgctcaatatgcgtcgtattacaaagtttcagacaattcgaccgACAAAAACCCCCAtgacaaagtgaatcatggaagtgcaaAAGTAGATATGCACCCTATATTGTATGTTTTGTAGATTTGATGgtcatttggcaaagaaagctctcagttaataactgtggaagtgctcataagaacacactaagctgagaagcaggcgtaACACCAGAGAAGGAAGGAAGAAATGTATAAAACACTTTATTTTCTTTTAACATTAGCGACTATGGCCAGTAGATTGTTTGGAGTAGCATCTTTCATAAGTGcatttataaaataaaactttgtttgcataataaaacaaaactaTCTTATAAAACGAATCACACAATTTCATAACACTTTTCGACAATAAAAAATTGGATGGATCTGAGACGCATCTATTTGGGTCTTAAAGTACAAGAAAAGTGTGAAAataaggccgttttcaaatgatttgtagCACCCtaggattattttttgacaaaattgacattttcaattacaaaacatatattatgcaaaaaaaatataaaaagaaatttttaaattcatgtATCACccattgaatttttcaaaccaatattttttattagcatcagtgtaatttatgaataaagAACGTTAACGATCATGTAAGGATGTGCTGCATAtaaataacattatttttcaatttcacttaTCTGCTTAATTatggggcctattttgtaaatcgagcagattcgtgtgactcgtctgtattcagatgtcacccgttgactcccatagtaatctagtcacatagagtgacaactgtcgaaaagctcgagtgacagagctgagtcgagcgaaatttttgatcgacagtgacccCAGTcagtcattttgatcgattcgacttataaaatagacccctatataataattatttaccgtttaaggtgaaggtgaatcgaagccaaagttcaaatttacaagagcacggatctggagaaccaaacacccgattgagctgaaaatctaatcgatgggtcaccaccagctagtgaccaatcgattaagttttcagcttaaacggatgattggttctccagatccgtgctcttgaaaatttgaactttggcttcgattcatcttcaccttaatattaTGCTCGactagaatattttttgtttcaattgattGTTCATTAACAAAACCCATCATACCTAGCAAAGCTGTAATACACGAAAGTTTACGCATTTCTGATTAACAGCAATAAATGGGGTTTAAAGTCTcaagaaatgtgatttttttttcattaatctgAATCATTAGTATGTTTCTATAGAATTTATTTCCACATTAtgccaaatttttaaaacatatttgttATTTGATGCTTGTTTTTATACACtgcatttgaaaaagtattctgTGATCAGTACCAAAAATATAAGACCGCGGAAAATTGTTTGTGTTTATTGACTATAGTCTATTATGCATATATGTATACTGTTCCGTTTGTCTTACATATACTATGCAGTATGACCCAAGAAGGTTCTGTTTTTGATATAGGTATAGTAAAACTCTTTTGCTTGTCTAACATGCCTTTATCAGTTTATATCTCTTCCGAAGAAGATTCTCAAAACTGCCAAGTATTTCTTCTTCGTACTTAGTGCCTGAATAGTTTATAAATGTGTCTTTGAagctttttaaaatatattgggaactgaatcaaatcaatcaatacCCAATCAACAATTCAAACGCCTTCagatatttgtttcaatttttactcATATTTGAAAATCTGTTTTGACTTGTCAAAACATAACTAACTGCGTCTTCTCATGCAGGAAATTCGCCATGAGACACAGTATAAATACGGCATGGACACTTATTTGGAAAAGAATATATTAGCTTTCTTATGGAATTTATTCGTTTTCATCAATGGGATAGTTTTACGCACATAAGAAACATAAAATTGGCAACCCTAAGGGTTTATTTTAAACTCCTCCCATATTAGGCCAAACGTGTCTATTTATAAATTATCCCTTATCCTTTAAAACTTTGGTTGTTTAAAAGAGTTAAAAAtgctttttgattcagttaggatagaaaaacaagttatttacACATATCGCAGTTTTGTTTTTGCGAAATTTCACCTAAATCTCTGTACTGAAAGTTTGATTCAAAATACCGAAAAAGATGTGAAATCTAGAACCAAATAATAAACACTACTCACAAAaggtttaaccagaaattgtttcatccTACAAGTAAGAAACAGgcatcccaactaacatttagtgcaaatgttaACATTCTCTAAGCTCTCTTcatacggctttatgctgagtaaaggcgaTGTACATAcggcctttcggagatatcggcatttgaaaacaatcattttttcgaagaaaatttctgataactctgtaaccataagagatagaacagtagtatattcggcaaaaagttgcgcaatcaaaagttctaaaagtgcttggaacaaagtttttgcgagaaattatcgtagaaaaagttatcaagaaaaaactgatttttcagtaccaccctcactttttagttaaaaaaaatcataactcgcgaaccataagagatagaaattttagttcttctgcaaagttgctccaaatcggttgttctaaaacattgtagaacattgtgtagtcctaaatgcgtctgcaaaaaagtttatgtgctgatctcgtaaaccatgtgggccaccctaatttcacatctctgaaaaaaatgtctgaaaaatatggagaaactttgccgaagacaccatatatcttaaattgacggtttaggcgcaatcatttttgtcttcctagatatggctttgggaccaatgtgcaatggtcgctacttcgtgattgatcggaactggtaagaatttcacttcgatccaaattaaTAAGGGATTGGACTTTCCATTTAGTCacgaagtgcacattttagcagatctcatattacagatcaataacggcgccggccatgtCCTCAAAGTCAGTTGAGGAATGCTAGAatataatgattgttgcttctagagaacTCTGTATCTCAACAATGACTACGAGAAGGGTGTTTAATACTgaaggaggaaaagatctgggagtcacctttggtcggtgatgcgatccatagaTAAGGAGCAAAAAATACGACTCTTTCTTAATAcaagttttgcatttttatctcgagatgaaaagttttagaatgtttacaAAAATAAGTCAACATCTTGAATGTAAAACCATACAAAAGATGGTTTTAATAATGACGGGAAATATAtgtgtatattgaaattatatgatAACGACGCTTACGCTTGCGGAATAACACCGacgctagcaaaaaaaaaacaaattcttagcttcctaaaaaaaacctaaaaattTCTCggcgaaaacgaaccgtcttgcttgggtttTTTGAAGCACTGCCCATGATATGGctctgatataaaaaaaaactcataaacGCTGATACACGTGGATAAACGCGATCTTAGAAGCATTATCTCGTAAACAACTCAAAGAACagtaatattgctgtttgcgtttgacatgcaaatccagtctaaaaGGGCTTCTAATGCGGTAAAGCAAAGTAACCAAGGGATACTTAGCAatcatgatccatatcaccgccaacctagaaaatcaatctttgacttcgccttccttgttaaaaatcttaccgcgtttggtgttcccgcatttgatatttgcgtttcaaacgcacacagcaatatattaAGCATATTGGTAAcattacataaaaatatattagtgCCTTATGTACTGATTAGTTTATTTCTATTTGAGTGACTTTTAGCCCTTGGCGAGTTCGCCAGTCACAACCCTATGCAGTTTCCACCGTTTCCGTTAACACTAACAAGCTAACAAGCTTACAATTACATTACAATACACCTGCCTTTTGTGATTATGTGCAATAATACCATAGAGTAATAGACGTCTGCTTATGCTACTCCCGCCTAGATAgaggctgcttctcagcttactgttctAATGAGGTGCTCATTGATtagctgaaaatttaaaattttctaacgTGTGACTATGTCCAGGTAAGTCAAGAAATCTTCtattacaaaaatatcctgGAAAGATCTGTGGAaccgaacccaaacaccttcagcatagctacAAGGCAAAGCCGCGTACGTACTACAAGGCTAAGAATATTTGCGCATCAAGATCTGCTGAAGGCGTTAGTGTGAAACGTCAGGCAGTTAGTCGGTTATCATATTTACCAGACATTTATTATACCTTGAACATGTATCATATGCAATTCGAcaacaatttcatcaatttaacTGCAGTAAACTCTTCTTTTTCCAGTTCCAAAGAAAACCTTCAATGTCGATACCCGTCTTGGGGAAGATGCCCCTGTATGCACCACTCCGAACAGCACCGCAGGACGCTGTGTAGCATTAGCTGACTGTGCCCCTATCGTGACCCTTCTTCGGGAAGCAGCGGCCGCCAAACGAGCCGTAACTCCTGCCCAGGCCACCTTTCTCCGCAGTAGCGTTTGTACGCCGGGAACTACTACGGTAACATATCACTTTTGAGTTTTAAggtggtttcaaaacattttcattCGACAGACCAGCACTTACTACGTATGTTGCGATGAGACAGCACTACAGCTGGAGACACCATCTACATCAACTGCCCCCACAGCTACAACAACAACTAACGTTGCAACTGATATTGCCAATCATCCCAACGCACGGTTGCTCAATATGCCCAGCTGTGGTAGAACCAACCTGGACGATAAGATTGCCTTTGGTGAACGAGCTCCAATGTATCAGTATCCGTGGATGGCGATGCTGATTTATAGATCAGCATCCGGCCGGGAGGGTCCCGAGTGCGGAGGGACGGTCATCAACAATCGATACATCTTGACGGCAGCACACTGTATTGATGGTCAAATTGAACGACTGTAGGTACCCTAATACGAAAAGAAACGATCCTCCTATTAAACGCAGTACTAAGTCGCGCATTCCTACTGCACGCTCCACTAAAAAACACGACTGAGCCTTATAGGAGAACCAAGGCTTACGGGATTTCATCTATttgggtgttgttgaataactCGCATGCGTTGAGAGATAGTACAGTACAGGTCTAGATGCAAATAACCGTATTTGGTGCATCAAAGCCGACAGATATTGATTGTGTGACGAAGGAGtcttacgtctgtttgtctgttgcTTTACCTACGAAAATTTGTCATTACTCAGTGTGATCTACCTTTAAGAGCTGAGAATTACTCTTTTAATTGGGAACTTGGCCGCTAGGGGTACTTTTTCTATCTTAGTTtgcagtactggacagaattaACAgtattgtgaaaaactcaatttttcataactcacgcttgagatttttcatgcgtgagttgttaatcacgcaactcagcagtcataaaatcatggacgagtttccacagtttactcccAAGcgacaataatttcttgtataTCTGGTAGATACTATAATAGTAattctttctaacgtaaacaacaacattcgggtctCACAAGTTTTTGACAGGTTTTGTGACTGAATCTTTTTTtaacggtttgagttgattgagtgattttacaTCAAAATCTTAACCGTGAGATCTGCGAAGCAGATATCTGATGAGTTAGCTCTCACGGGatagcgtattgattgagatttgagtgtgagtctatcaacactgagaATAAAGTACGTATTGGCCGTTTTTcgtacaaaatgatcaagtttggaggTCTGGTGCTCAGTTTCTAGTGGCCGATTGacttgaaattttctcagctcTGAAATAACATGAAATTCACTCAACTTAAAAATCTCAGCATTTGAAACAcaaacttttgagttatttacATTGGCGACCAGGTTcccagaaatttttcatgatactgaacatgaaatttaaaaaaaatcataattaaattggattttttgtattattgcagaGCAATT is a genomic window containing:
- the LOC5577532 gene encoding coagulation factor IX isoform X1; translation: MRRLLSVFLVFAVVLRSTEPHGGNWRRYSYWHSGHFHRDFKLSVKSCRLLSDPSIRGRCVPVEQCHQMFSNLVSLQFQPDFSYKDYLDERICDYGANDAIHICCADESSRSYHNFRRQQARRSCLSFRNVQGMCTPLESCPSIYNCSMELQRNYNPTLHLHLTQSYCYQDNGKVYVCCDDNVATPVKLAKKQGWRKCETPFLDAGKCVPASRCGLIGDKNDIPEEFQAFMVGCAKLRNVNHMCCPTAEIQYDTQLGKPCEKNGGKMGICVELDRCEDALNAGDSEEYVEKNWCYTNLDQVEYVCCPERKVLKIPKKTFNVDTRLGEDAPVCTTPNSTAGRCVALADCAPIVTLLREAAAAKRAVTPAQATFLRSSVCTPGTTTTSTYYVCCDETALQLETPSTSTAPTATTTTNVATDIANHPNARLLNMPSCGRTNLDDKIAFGERAPMYQYPWMAMLIYRSASGREGPECGGTVINNRYILTAAHCIDGQIERLLYIRLGEYDTRTDPDCDEFMDCAPPYQQYMVEESMFHPNFTRVVRSGNDIGLLRVNRVIEFNTNDIMPICLPISNSLIGFDPALFWITGWGLTERLENSPILLQTRIPSIQCSLSNRSICAGFGNGTLHCRGDSGGPMKVQVPEFKFRYVQYGIISAGPGCGVPGTPGVSTRVSFFVQWILDSIRE
- the LOC5577532 gene encoding serine protease 7 isoform X2; this translates as MRRLLSVFLVFAVVLRSTEPHGVKSCRLLSDPSIRGRCVPVEQCHQMFSNLVSLQFQPDFSYKDYLDERICDYGANDAIHICCADESSRSYHNFRRQQARRSCLSFRNVQGMCTPLESCPSIYNCSMELQRNYNPTLHLHLTQSYCYQDNGKVYVCCDDNVATPVKLAKKQGWRKCETPFLDAGKCVPASRCGLIGDKNDIPEEFQAFMVGCAKLRNVNHMCCPTAEIQYDTQLGKPCEKNGGKMGICVELDRCEDALNAGDSEEYVEKNWCYTNLDQVEYVCCPERKVLKIPKKTFNVDTRLGEDAPVCTTPNSTAGRCVALADCAPIVTLLREAAAAKRAVTPAQATFLRSSVCTPGTTTTSTYYVCCDETALQLETPSTSTAPTATTTTNVATDIANHPNARLLNMPSCGRTNLDDKIAFGERAPMYQYPWMAMLIYRSASGREGPECGGTVINNRYILTAAHCIDGQIERLLYIRLGEYDTRTDPDCDEFMDCAPPYQQYMVEESMFHPNFTRVVRSGNDIGLLRVNRVIEFNTNDIMPICLPISNSLIGFDPALFWITGWGLTERLENSPILLQTRIPSIQCSLSNRSICAGFGNGTLHCRGDSGGPMKVQVPEFKFRYVQYGIISAGPGCGVPGTPGVSTRVSFFVQWILDSIRE